A stretch of Ursus arctos isolate Adak ecotype North America unplaced genomic scaffold, UrsArc2.0 scaffold_4, whole genome shotgun sequence DNA encodes these proteins:
- the LOC113255782 gene encoding keratin-associated protein 7-1 — protein sequence MTRFFCCGSYFPGYPCYGTNFHRSFRATPLNCVVPLGSPLNYGYGCNGYSSLGYSFGGSNLYNRGCCYGGSFCRPWGSNSGFGYSTY from the coding sequence ATGACTCGTTTCTTCTGCTGCGGAAGCTACTTCCCCGGCTACCCTTGCTACGGAACCAACTTCCACAGGTCCTTCAGAGCCACCCCCCTGAACTGCGTCGTGCCCTTGGGCTCTCCCCTGAACTATGGTTACGGCTGCAATGGCTACAGTTCCCTGGGCTACAGCTTCGGCGGTAGCAACCTGTACAACAGGGGCTGTTGCTACGGCGGCAGCTTTTGCAGgccatggggctcgaactctgGCTTCGGCTACAGCACTTACTGA